A portion of the Jaculus jaculus isolate mJacJac1 chromosome 5, mJacJac1.mat.Y.cur, whole genome shotgun sequence genome contains these proteins:
- the Ccdc115 gene encoding coiled-coil domain-containing protein 115, translating into MAEPELRAELDSLYLQLLGDLEELETKRAALNTRVEEGWLSLAQARYAMGAKSVGPLQYASRMEPQVCVSASEAQDGLQTFRVIKADSQTPEEVGPREAALRRRKGPTKTHEQESPAAPQDPLNWFGILVPHSLRQAQASFRDGLQLAADIASLQTRISWGRSQLRGLQKKLKQLDPDPGAA; encoded by the exons ATGGCGGAACCGGAGCTGCGGGCGGAGCTGGACTCGCTGTACCTGCAGCTGCTGGGCGACCTGGAGGAACTGGAGACAAAGCGGGCAGCGCTGAACACCCGGGTGGAGGAG GGCTGGCTGTCGCTCGCCCAGGCGCGCTATGCCATGGGTGCCAAGTCGGTAGGGCCCCTGCAGTATGCCTCCCGGATGGAGCCGCAGGTCTGCGTGAGCGCCAG CGAGGCCCAGGACGGACTGCAGACATTCAGGGTGATCAAAGCTGACTCCCAGACCCCAGAGGAGGTGGGACCCCGCGAGGCAG CTCTGCGCAGACGTAAAGGTCCCACCAAGACCCATGAGCAAGAATCTCCTGCAGCCCCACAAGATCCCCTGAACTGGTTTGGAATCCTGGTTCCTCATAGTCTGCGGCAAGCCCAAGCTAGCTTCCGGGATG GCCTGCAGCTGGCTGCAGATATAGCCAGTCTCCAGACCCGCATCAGCTGGGGTCGAAGTCAGCTCCGGGGCCTCCAGAAGAAACTCAAGCAGCTCGATCCTGACCCTGGGGCTGCCTGA